One part of the Coleofasciculus sp. FACHB-T130 genome encodes these proteins:
- a CDS encoding NblA/ycf18 family protein: protein MNQPIELSLEQKFSIRSFSDQVQNMSREQAQEFLIMLYEQMIVKENMYKSFLKHEWGLDSGKMSA from the coding sequence ATGAATCAGCCAATTGAATTATCTTTAGAGCAAAAATTCAGTATTAGAAGCTTCTCAGACCAAGTGCAAAATATGTCCCGCGAACAAGCACAGGAATTTTTGATTATGCTGTACGAGCAAATGATCGTCAAAGAAAATATGTACAAGTCCTTTCTGAAGCACGAGTGGGGACTTGATTCAGGCAAAATGTCTGCATGA
- the pcrA gene encoding DNA helicase PcrA translates to MTTTTDFLSHLNPSQRRAVEHFCGPLLVVAGAGSGKTRALTYRIANLILKHRVDPENILAVTFTNKAAREMKQRMEKLFAEQLAEKEYGKPLTALPADEQTRLRSRVYKIYIKDLWIGTFHSLFSRILRYDIEKYQDERGRKWSRNFSIFDESDAQSLVKEIVTKQMNLDEKKFEPRSVRYAISNAKNQGFSPKEFEAEQANYRGRVISEVYSKYQDRLAENNALDFDDLIAIPVKLFQQNEQVLGYWHRKFGHILVDEYQDTNRIQYDLIRLLTTNGETRKNEWDWKNRSVFVVGDADQSIYSFRMADFTILLEFQENFGDGLPDDDTRTMVKLEENYRSRENILQAANKLIENNTQRIDKILKATRGAGEQIFCHKADNEITEAEFVVHQIRNLKHKDPELDWGSFAILYRTNAQSRAFEECLVRAGVPYNIVGGLKFYDRKEIKDAIAYLRLIVNPADALSLSRIINTPRRGIGKATLDAISDVAQELGVSMWEILKDETSVKTLAGRAAKSINSFVQMICHWQLQLDTLPASEIVQGVMQDSGYIQDLKSQGTDESQNRLENVLELKNAVLQFEEENEDSSLEGFLASASLSSDLDDVKEERSRLSLMTLHSAKGLEFPVVFLVGMEQGLLPHTRTLNDPAQLEEERRLCYVGITRAQERLYLTHARERRLWGSREPAIHSQFLKELPADLLSSNLPKATANSRAGMASTSPRQTSNGASSLGQNWSVSDRVLHKAFGVGQITNIFGQGNKITLAVRFPGIGIKIIDPKIAQLQRAE, encoded by the coding sequence ATGACCACCACTACTGACTTCCTTAGCCACCTCAACCCCTCCCAGCGCCGTGCTGTTGAGCATTTCTGCGGGCCTTTGCTGGTTGTTGCCGGTGCTGGTTCCGGCAAAACGAGGGCGCTGACTTATCGGATTGCCAATCTCATTTTGAAGCACCGGGTCGATCCGGAAAATATCCTGGCGGTGACTTTTACCAACAAAGCCGCACGGGAGATGAAGCAGCGGATGGAAAAGCTGTTTGCCGAACAGCTTGCTGAAAAAGAATATGGGAAGCCGCTGACAGCGTTACCAGCGGATGAACAGACGAGATTGCGATCGCGCGTTTACAAAATTTACATCAAAGACTTGTGGATTGGGACTTTCCACAGTCTCTTCTCTCGTATTCTTAGATACGATATCGAGAAATATCAAGACGAAAGAGGACGCAAGTGGAGCCGCAATTTTTCAATATTTGATGAATCCGACGCTCAAAGTTTGGTGAAAGAGATTGTCACCAAACAAATGAACCTGGATGAGAAAAAGTTTGAGCCGCGTTCGGTTCGTTATGCCATCAGCAACGCCAAGAATCAGGGATTTTCCCCCAAAGAATTTGAGGCGGAACAGGCGAACTATCGCGGACGGGTAATCTCGGAAGTTTACAGCAAATACCAAGATAGACTGGCAGAAAATAACGCGCTTGACTTCGATGATCTAATTGCGATTCCGGTAAAGCTATTTCAACAAAACGAGCAAGTCTTGGGTTACTGGCATCGAAAATTTGGTCACATTTTGGTAGATGAATATCAAGATACAAACCGGATTCAGTACGATTTGATTCGCCTGCTGACGACGAATGGAGAAACTAGAAAGAATGAGTGGGATTGGAAAAATCGCTCGGTTTTTGTCGTCGGTGATGCGGATCAATCTATTTACTCTTTCCGCATGGCAGATTTCACCATCTTGCTGGAATTTCAAGAAAACTTTGGGGATGGTTTGCCGGATGACGATACGCGGACGATGGTAAAGCTGGAGGAAAATTATCGCTCTAGGGAAAATATTCTCCAAGCGGCAAATAAACTCATTGAAAATAACACTCAGCGGATTGATAAAATTCTCAAAGCGACACGCGGGGCAGGCGAACAAATTTTTTGTCACAAAGCCGACAACGAGATTACAGAAGCTGAGTTCGTCGTGCATCAAATTCGCAACCTGAAACATAAAGATCCAGAGTTAGACTGGGGGAGTTTTGCGATTCTCTACCGCACGAATGCTCAATCTCGTGCTTTTGAAGAGTGCTTGGTGCGTGCGGGTGTTCCCTACAACATTGTTGGGGGTTTAAAATTTTACGACCGCAAAGAAATTAAAGATGCGATCGCGTATCTGCGGCTCATTGTGAATCCAGCGGATGCGCTGAGTTTGTCGCGAATCATTAATACTCCACGGCGCGGTATTGGCAAAGCGACCTTGGATGCGATCTCGGATGTCGCCCAAGAATTAGGCGTATCGATGTGGGAAATCCTCAAAGACGAAACCTCTGTGAAGACTTTAGCTGGACGGGCGGCGAAGTCTATTAACAGTTTTGTGCAGATGATTTGCCACTGGCAGCTACAATTGGACACTCTGCCAGCTTCGGAAATCGTGCAGGGAGTGATGCAAGATTCTGGTTATATTCAGGATTTGAAAAGTCAAGGCACCGACGAATCGCAAAACCGATTGGAAAACGTCCTCGAACTCAAAAACGCTGTTCTGCAATTTGAGGAAGAAAACGAAGATTCAAGCTTAGAGGGTTTTCTCGCAAGTGCTTCCCTATCTTCTGATTTGGATGATGTGAAAGAAGAGCGATCGCGCTTGTCGCTGATGACGTTGCACTCTGCCAAAGGACTAGAATTTCCAGTCGTCTTTTTAGTAGGAATGGAGCAAGGATTGCTTCCTCATACTCGGACTCTCAACGATCCGGCGCAGCTGGAAGAAGAACGCCGCCTCTGTTATGTGGGCATCACCCGCGCTCAAGAACGACTCTATCTCACCCATGCCCGCGAACGTCGCCTCTGGGGTTCCCGCGAACCAGCCATTCATTCTCAGTTTCTCAAGGAGTTACCCGCAGATTTGCTGAGTAGTAATTTACCCAAGGCAACTGCTAATAGTCGCGCTGGTATGGCGTCAACATCTCCGAGACAAACATCCAATGGTGCCAGCAGTCTAGGGCAGAATTGGAGCGTGAGCGATCGCGTCCTCCACAAAGCCTTTGGTGTCGGTCAAATTACTAACATTTTCGGGCAAGGAAACAAAATAACTCTCGCCGTGAGATTTCCTGGCATCGGTATAAAAATCATCGATCCTAAGATTGCTCAACTGCAACGAGCGGAATAA
- a CDS encoding GNAT family N-acetyltransferase, whose protein sequence is MSKITPKEYHSKTGDVLTVRSALIEDAKALVDLQFSVAQEGKYMVTEAEEFNLTKSEEKETIEQHSQQPGQLYLVAEIGNTVVGFIEFENGNRRRTSHSGILSIFVDREWRGKGIGSFLLQELLDWAANEPLIEKVTLAVFSTNRSAIALYKKFGFEEEGRCPKDMKLAIGKYIDSVLMYKFVKKM, encoded by the coding sequence GTGAGTAAAATCACCCCAAAAGAATACCACTCGAAAACTGGAGATGTTCTTACAGTCCGGAGTGCCTTGATTGAGGATGCAAAAGCTCTCGTCGATCTTCAATTTTCAGTCGCTCAAGAAGGCAAGTATATGGTGACTGAGGCTGAGGAATTTAACTTAACCAAATCGGAGGAAAAAGAAACAATTGAACAGCATTCTCAGCAACCAGGACAGCTTTATTTGGTCGCTGAGATTGGCAACACAGTTGTAGGATTCATTGAATTTGAGAACGGAAACCGAAGACGCACCTCTCATAGCGGGATACTCTCCATTTTTGTTGACAGAGAATGGAGAGGAAAAGGCATCGGATCGTTTTTGCTGCAAGAACTGCTTGATTGGGCAGCGAATGAGCCGCTGATAGAAAAGGTGACTCTAGCAGTGTTCTCTACAAATCGCAGTGCGATCGCTCTTTACAAAAAATTTGGCTTTGAAGAAGAAGGAAGATGTCCTAAAGATATGAAATTAGCAATAGGTAAGTATATCGATAGTGTATTGATGTACAAATTTGTAAAAAAAATGTAG
- a CDS encoding FGGY-family carbohydrate kinase, with protein MNLYLGIDFGTSGARAVAIHADGTIQAEAEYPFEGAALAASWEKALFSLIEQIPLQVRREITAIAIDGTSSTVLLCDDAGKPVTEPILYNDARGVEVMAQLQEIAPPNHTVLSATSSLAKLLWLLQNSEQVQGSTPIIQNYYFLHQADWLAFLLHGKLGISDYQNCLKLGYDVENLCYPEWLVNLKLPVHLPEVIAPGTPVAELKPEISTNLGFPKDCVVCAGTTDSIAAFLASGAKSPGEASTSLGSTLVLKLLSRTRVDDAKYGIYSHRLGDLWLVGGASNTGGAVLRKFFTDAELESLSSQIDAEKESLLDYYPLLKEGDRFPINDPHLPPRLEPRPDNPVDFLHGLLESIARIEVRGYQLLQQLGSTPLTRIYTAGGGAKNPAWTKIRGRYLQVPIVPPMHTAAAYGSALLAMRGLDIK; from the coding sequence ATGAACCTCTACCTCGGCATTGATTTTGGCACCTCTGGCGCACGAGCCGTCGCAATTCACGCGGATGGGACTATTCAAGCTGAGGCGGAATATCCCTTTGAGGGAGCGGCATTGGCTGCAAGCTGGGAGAAAGCTTTGTTTTCCTTAATTGAGCAAATCCCTTTGCAAGTACGTCGGGAAATTACCGCGATCGCTATCGATGGAACTTCTTCCACAGTGCTGCTATGCGATGACGCCGGTAAACCTGTTACTGAACCTATCCTCTATAACGATGCGCGAGGGGTGGAAGTCATGGCGCAGTTGCAGGAAATTGCGCCCCCAAACCACACGGTATTAAGCGCTACCTCCAGCCTCGCCAAACTTTTATGGTTGCTTCAAAATTCAGAGCAGGTACAAGGGTCTACTCCTATAATTCAAAATTATTACTTCCTTCATCAGGCAGATTGGCTGGCATTTTTATTACATGGAAAACTGGGCATAAGTGACTATCAAAATTGTTTAAAATTAGGCTACGATGTCGAAAATTTATGTTATCCAGAATGGTTAGTAAATCTCAAGTTACCCGTTCATCTTCCTGAAGTTATTGCCCCAGGGACACCTGTTGCTGAATTAAAACCTGAAATTTCTACTAACTTGGGATTCCCCAAAGATTGCGTAGTGTGTGCTGGAACCACTGATAGTATTGCGGCTTTTCTCGCTAGCGGTGCAAAGTCTCCCGGTGAAGCGAGTACCTCCCTCGGTTCAACGCTGGTGCTGAAGCTGTTAAGTCGCACTCGCGTAGATGATGCAAAATACGGAATTTACAGCCATCGTTTGGGCGATTTGTGGTTAGTCGGCGGTGCTTCTAATACTGGCGGTGCTGTGCTGCGAAAATTCTTCACCGATGCTGAATTAGAAAGCCTCAGCAGTCAGATTGATGCAGAAAAAGAAAGTTTGCTGGATTATTATCCGTTGTTAAAAGAAGGCGATCGCTTCCCGATTAACGACCCCCATCTACCGCCACGACTGGAACCCCGTCCCGATAACCCAGTAGACTTTTTACACGGTTTGCTCGAAAGTATTGCCAGAATAGAAGTACGAGGGTATCAACTTTTACAACAACTCGGTAGCACTCCTCTAACTCGCATTTATACGGCTGGAGGTGGTGCGAAAAATCCCGCTTGGACAAAAATTCGTGGTCGTTATCTACAAGTGCCAATTGTTCCGCCAATGCACACAGCCGCTGCATATGGTTCGGCGTTATTGGCTATGCGCGGACTCGATATCAAGTGA
- a CDS encoding ChaB family protein, which translates to MPYKQTDELPDSVKNHLPKHAQEIFLAAFNKANEEYKEEETAFKVAWSAVKRDYEKGEDGNWHKKPE; encoded by the coding sequence ATGCCTTATAAACAAACTGACGAATTACCAGATTCGGTAAAAAATCACCTACCTAAGCACGCCCAAGAAATTTTTCTCGCTGCCTTTAACAAGGCTAACGAAGAGTACAAAGAGGAAGAAACTGCCTTTAAAGTTGCTTGGAGTGCGGTAAAGCGCGACTACGAAAAGGGAGAAGATGGGAACTGGCATAAAAAGCCGGAATAG
- the acs gene encoding acetate--CoA ligase: protein MSQPTIESILQEKRLFQPPAEFSQKAHIKSLEEYQQLYDRAKADPQKFWAELAEQELHWFQKWDTVLDWQPPFAKWFVGGKTNISYNCLDRHLTTWRKNKAALIWEGEPGDSRTLTYAQLHREVCQFANVLKQLGVEKGDRVGIYMPMIPEAAIAMLACARIGAAHSVVFGGFSAEALRDRLIDGQAKVVVTADGGWRKDAIVPLKDQVDKALADGAVPSVQNVLVVKRTGQEIYMQTGGRDHWWHEMQKTISADCPAEPMDSEDLLFILYTSGSTGKPKGVVHTTAGYNLYTHMTTKWIFDLQDTDVYWCTADVGWITGHSYIVYGPLSNGATTVMYEGAPRASNPGCFWDVIEKHGVNVFYTAPTAIRAFIKMGEDLPNARNLSSLRLLGTVGEPINPEAWMWYHRVIGGEKCPIVDTWWQTETAGIMITPLPGAIPTKPGSATLPFPGILADIVDLEGNPVPASEGGYLVIKHPWPGMMRTVYGDPDRFRRTYWEHIPPKDGQYVYFAGDGARRDEDGYFWVMGRVDDVLNVSGHRLGTMEVESALVSHPAVAEAAVVGKPDELKGEEVVAFVTLEGTHSPSEELSKELKKHVVAEIGAIARPGEIRFTDSLPKTRSGKIMRRLLRNLASGQEVSGDTSTLEDRGVLDKLREEA from the coding sequence ATGTCTCAGCCCACAATAGAATCCATCCTTCAAGAAAAACGCTTATTCCAGCCACCGGCTGAATTTTCACAAAAGGCACATATTAAAAGCCTGGAGGAATACCAGCAACTTTATGACCGCGCCAAAGCCGATCCGCAGAAGTTTTGGGCAGAACTTGCAGAACAAGAGTTGCACTGGTTCCAGAAGTGGGATACGGTGCTGGATTGGCAACCGCCTTTTGCCAAGTGGTTTGTCGGTGGTAAAACAAATATTTCCTACAATTGCCTGGATAGACACTTAACTACCTGGCGCAAGAACAAAGCCGCTTTGATTTGGGAAGGGGAACCGGGCGACTCGCGCACCCTGACTTATGCCCAGTTGCATCGGGAAGTTTGCCAATTTGCCAATGTCCTGAAGCAGCTGGGTGTGGAAAAAGGCGATCGCGTCGGGATTTATATGCCGATGATTCCGGAAGCCGCGATCGCGATGTTAGCTTGTGCCAGAATTGGCGCAGCCCACAGCGTCGTTTTTGGCGGTTTCAGTGCCGAAGCTTTGCGCGATCGCTTAATCGATGGACAAGCCAAAGTAGTTGTCACGGCTGATGGCGGTTGGCGCAAAGATGCGATCGTTCCCCTCAAAGATCAAGTTGATAAAGCTTTAGCTGATGGCGCTGTTCCCAGCGTGCAAAACGTCCTAGTTGTCAAACGCACTGGACAAGAAATTTATATGCAGACAGGCGGACGCGACCATTGGTGGCATGAGATGCAAAAGACTATCTCCGCCGATTGTCCCGCCGAACCGATGGATAGCGAAGATTTGCTGTTCATCCTCTATACCAGCGGCAGTACCGGCAAACCGAAAGGCGTTGTGCATACCACTGCTGGTTACAACCTCTACACCCACATGACCACCAAGTGGATTTTTGACCTTCAGGATACGGATGTCTACTGGTGTACTGCTGATGTGGGCTGGATTACCGGACACAGCTACATTGTCTATGGTCCCCTATCCAACGGTGCCACCACCGTGATGTACGAAGGTGCGCCTCGTGCCTCGAATCCCGGCTGTTTTTGGGATGTGATTGAAAAACACGGTGTCAACGTTTTTTATACCGCACCGACGGCAATTCGCGCTTTCATCAAGATGGGCGAAGACTTACCCAACGCCAGAAATCTCTCTTCCCTACGATTGCTGGGAACCGTAGGCGAACCAATTAACCCGGAGGCGTGGATGTGGTATCACCGCGTGATTGGTGGCGAAAAGTGTCCGATTGTCGATACCTGGTGGCAAACTGAGACGGCTGGCATTATGATTACGCCGCTACCTGGGGCAATTCCCACTAAACCCGGTTCTGCTACCCTTCCTTTTCCTGGAATCCTCGCTGATATTGTTGATTTGGAAGGCAACCCAGTCCCCGCCAGCGAAGGCGGCTATCTAGTAATTAAGCATCCTTGGCCTGGGATGATGCGAACCGTCTACGGCGACCCCGATCGCTTCCGCCGCACCTACTGGGAACACATCCCCCCCAAAGATGGGCAGTATGTCTACTTTGCCGGAGATGGTGCCAGACGCGATGAGGATGGTTACTTCTGGGTGATGGGGCGTGTGGACGATGTGCTGAATGTGTCAGGACACCGCTTAGGTACGATGGAAGTGGAATCCGCTTTAGTTTCTCATCCTGCGGTCGCTGAAGCTGCGGTTGTGGGGAAACCGGATGAACTCAAAGGGGAAGAAGTAGTCGCCTTTGTTACTTTAGAAGGTACGCATAGTCCCAGTGAAGAACTGAGCAAAGAACTCAAAAAGCACGTTGTCGCGGAGATAGGCGCGATCGCGCGTCCCGGTGAAATTCGCTTCACCGACTCCTTACCCAAAACTCGCTCCGGTAAGATTATGCGGCGACTGTTGCGAAATCTCGCTTCCGGTCAAGAAGTCTCCGGTGACACCTCTACGCTAGAGGATCGGGGCGTGTTGGATAAACTCCGAGAAGAAGCGTAA